The genomic DNA CGGCGCTGACGCAAGAGGAAGTGTTGTGGGCGGTGGTGCATCATGTCGCCGCCATCATCCACGGCAAGTCGCTGATCCTGCTGCCGGGTGAAAATGGCCTAGCCATCGCCGCCGGATATCCGCCCGAAGACGCTTTGGACGACAAATCGGCGGGTGCTGCCGAATGGGCCTGGGTGCATGGCAAGCCGGCCGGACGCGGAACAGCGACCCTTCCGGCGGCGCTTTGGCTGTTCCTGCCCATGCAGACCGCCAGATCGCCCATCGGCGTGCTGGGCGTGCAGATGGCCGAAAGCGCCGATCTGCCCTCGCCAGAACAGATGCGTCTGCTGGAGACTCTGACCGGCCAAGCGGCGGTGGCCATCGAGCGCACCACTTTAGTCGCCGATATCGAAGCGGCCAAGGTCTCCACCGAGCGCGAGCGGTTGCGCTCCGCCCTGCTGTCCTCGCTCTCGCACGATCTGCGCACGCCGCTGGTGTCGATCATGGGATCGGCAAGCAGCATGATCAGCTATGGCAAGTCGCTCGACGACGCGTCGCGCCACGAACTGGCGCAGACCATTCTGGACGAGGCCGAGCGGCTGAACAGGTTCGTTCAGAATTTGCTCGACATGACCAAGCTGGGCAGCGGCGGTCTTAAGCCCAGAACCGACTGGGCCGAATTGGCCGACATCGTGGGAGCGGCGGTCGAACGCGCCAAGCCGATGGCGCGCAACCACAGCATTAAAATCGAGATTGATCCCGACATGCCTCTGTTGTGCATCGACGCCGTTCTGATGGAGCAGGTCTTCTTCAACCTTCTGGACAACGCCTGCAAATACGCCCCGGCCAAGACGCCGATCAAGATCTGGGCGCATCAGACGGCCGAGCATATCGCCATCGAGGTCACCGATCAGGGTCCCGGCATTCCGGAAGAAGACCGCGAGAAGGTGTTCGACATGTTCTATCGCGTGCAGGCCGCCGACAACCAGATGGCGGGCACCGGCCTGGGGCTGGCCATCTGCCGCGGCATCGTCGAGGCGCATGGCGGCTCCATCAGGGTCGAGCCAGGCCTGTTCGGCACCGGCGCCTCAATTGTCATCCATTTGCCGCTGCCGCCCGAGGTGGACCTGCCTCCCAGTCAGGAGGGGCGCTAGGACATGGACGCCAAGATTCTTGTCATCGACGACGAGGCTCAAATTCGCAAGTTCCTGCGCATCTCGATGGGAGCCGCAGGCTATGAAGTGCTCGAGGCCGAAACCGGAGCCAAGGGAATTGATACAGCGTTGGCCGCCCAGCCGGATCTGATCGTGCTTGATCTTGGCTTGCCCGATATGGACGGCCAGGACGTCATCACCACCATTCGCCAATCGCACAGCATGCCGCTGATCGTGCTGTCGGTGCGCGCCGGAGAAGCCGACAAGGTCGAGGCACTCGATCGCGGCGCCAACGACTATGTGGTCAAGCCTTTCGGCGTTGCCGAGCTGATGGCCCGCATCCGCGCCCTCTTGCGCCCCAAGCAAACCGCCAAGGATGGCGGCGAGGTGATCGCCTGCGGCCCGTTGCGCATTGATCTGACCCGGCACATCTTATCCAACGGCGAGACCGAGATTCACCTGTCGAAGCGGGAATGGGCTCTGCTGGCCTTTCTGGCTCGCCATCCCGACCATGTGCTGACCCATAGGCTGATCTTGAAGGAAGTCTGGGGACCGGCCCATGTCGAAGACACGGCCTATCTTCGCGTCTATGTAAACCAATTGCGCCAAAAGCTGGAAGACGATCCGGCCAACCCCAAGCGGCTGGTTACCGACCCTGGCGTCGGTTACCGGCTGAAATGCGGGGAGTAGAAAACCTCAACCGCCAGTGCCCTTTGTCTGGTCAATGCTGTCGGTGAGCCGTCAAATTCGATGGCAGACTGGGACAGCCCTCTTTTCCAAAAGGGGAAATGGCGCGCCGCTCAGGATGAAGATGCGAACACTTATGTGATTGTGATAGCGGCATCTTACTGATTTCCTTATTTCAAGCGCCCATTGACAACTCTGTGGATTTACATTATTTGTGAGTGAACGTTCACTTGCATTGCGCGGACAGAATGAGAGACGGCAAGGCAACGCGTCAGAGACTCCACCGGGAAGCCCTTAGGCTATTTGCCGAGAAGGGTGTCGCGGAGACCACCGTCCGCGAATTGGCTCAGGCCGCTTGTATCGCCGAGGGGACGCTCTACCGCCATTACGAATCAAAGGACGCGCTCGTTTGGGACCTGTTCTCGACGAATTACAAGGCGTTTGCTCAGCGGTTGACGGACGGCCAGAAGTGCCATGCCAGCTTTCCAGCTAAGATGACGGCTGTCGTATCAATATTCTGCCGGTTCTTCGACGAGCAGCCCCTGCTGTTCCGTTTCTTGATGTTGGCTCAACATCAGGCCCTGCCGCTGATCGAGAATGACGAAGGCAATCCAGTGGAGGTTGTCCAGAAAATGCTTGCCGACGCGATGGAACTGGGCGAAATCGCTGCGCGGCCGCCGGGGCTTGCAGCGACCTTGGTTCTTGGGCTTGTTCTGCAGCCCGCAGTGGGGGTGGTCTACGGAAGGGTCAAGCCTCCCCTCTCTCAATATGAAGACACCATTACCCAAGCCTGCCTAAGCGTTCTTAAGGACTAGATGATGGCAATTGGTTCTCCCTCTTCTCCACTTGGCATTCGCATTGTCGCGACGGCAGCCTACCTGCCCGGTGCGCCCGTATCCTCGGAAGACGTCGATCGATGGGCAAAACTAAAACAAGGCACCTGCGAAAAGCGTCTGGGCATTCGATCCCGGCATTTCGCAGGCGACATGCTGACCAGCGAAATGGCCGTTCAGGCGGCAAGGAAGGCTTTGGCCGCCGCCAATTGGGTGGCGGATGATCTGGATCTGATCGTCTCCGCCAGCGCCGTCATGGAACAATGGATTCCCACCCAGGGCATTCTGATCCAGCGCCAGTTGGGATTGGCCGACAAGGGAACGCCCGTCCTCGACGTGAACGCCACCTGTCTTAGCTTTTTATCGGCACTCGACGTCATATCTTATCCCCTATCCATGGGGCGTTACCGGCGGGTGCTTGTTGTCTCAAGCGAAAAACCGTCGCAGGCCCTTGATTGGGAAAAGCTAGAAGTCTGCGGGAATTTTGGCGATGGCGCCGCTGCCGTTCTTCTCGAGCAAGACACAAGCGGCGAGTCGCAGATTCTTTCGGCGTTGTTTGAAGCATGGTCGGAAGGGGCCCGCACCTGCGAGTTGCGGGCTGGCGGCACTTTGATTGATGTGCGTCGTGACTTTGAAGCTGTGCGCAAAGGGGCCGTTTTTCAAATGGACGGCATTGGCGCCTACAAGCTAGCCGCCAAACATTTCCCGAAATTCATCAGGAAACTCATGGCCACCGCCAACATCACCCTGGCGGATGTCTCGGCAATCGTCCCACATCAGGCAAGCGCCACAGCTCTCGATCACCTGCGCCGCCTGTCCCGGGTGCCCAAAGACAAAATCGTCGACATCTACGCCGAGGTGGGAAATCAAGTCTCGGCCTCCATGCCCGTTGCCTTGCACCACGCCATCGAACAAGGACGTTTGAAACGCGGCGACATCGCCCTTCTGGTCGGTACCGCGGCCGGCATTACGCTGGGCGGCATGGCGCTGAGGTATTGATGAAAGCCTTTGTTACCGGAGCGACGGGCTGTTTGGGCCGCAACCTTTGCCAAAGATTGTCGGCGGAGGGGAGCCTAGTTACGGGGGTTGGGCGAAACCGGCAAGTTGGCGCGGCTATGGAGCGGATGGGCGTTCGCTTTCATCCTATTGACATCGAGCAAGCCGATCGGATGGCGGAAGCCATGCAAGGGCACGAGACTGTCTTTCACTGCGCGGCCCTTTCATCGCAGTGGGGGGCGGCGCATTTATTCGAAACCGCCAATGTGTTGGGTACGGCGAATGTCCTTGCGGCGGCCAGACGGGCAAACGTGCGGCGCGTGATTTTCGTCTCCAGCAGTTCGGTCTATTTCGACTTCACCCCCAGACGGAACATACAAGAAGGCGATCCGCTTCCCGCTGTTCCAGTCAACGCCTATGCCGCCAGCAAACGCAGGGGTGAGGATTTGGTCATGAAGGCTGCGGCCAATGGCCTTGACACGGTCATCCTGCGCCCGCGCGGGATTTTCGGGCCTTGGGACAGTGCCCTGGCTCCGCGCCTGGCAAGAGTTGCCAGACGGGGAATTGTGCCCCTGCCCGAGGGCGGGAAGGCCATGGTTGACGTGACTTGCGTTGCTAATGTTGTCGATGCCCTTCTGTGCGCCGCGACCGCTAAGGGAGTATCCGGACGCATCTACAACATCAGCAACGGTTCCCCGGTGTCTGTCAGGCACCTGTTGAAATCGGCGCTGGAGGCTATGGGGGTACGGGCATGCTTGTACCCCGTTCCCCGCAAGGCAGCTCTTTCTGCCGCACGACTGGCCGAGGGAATTTCCCGCCTCACGGGCGGATGGGAACCCTCCGTCACGGCCTATTCCCTGGGCCTGCTGGGCTGCGACCAGACACTGGATATCACCGCGGCAAAAAGGGATCTGGCGTGGACGCCACGGCAAAGCCTGGAGGATGGGCTGGCCGCGTTTGGCCAATGGTGGAATGAGCAATATGGCCAGAATTGACATATTGAAGGCTGGCCATTGCGCTAACTTGGAAGTCGCGGCTAGGCGGTGCGACGGCTGGCGCGTTACCCGCTTTCCTGCCAGCTTCGGACTGATCCGCCCAGCACAGGGTGGCACGATCCTGTTCGATACCGGCTATTCGCGTCATGTCGCGCGCGCTATGGAGCGTTTTCCCTTCTTTCTTTACGCAAGCCTACTGCCGATCACCGTGGGGGCGGACGCTGTCGTCACGCTTGAAGGCATGGACATTTGTCCAAACGACGTGGAAACCATTATCATTTCGCACTTCCACCCCGACCATATTGGAGGCTTGCGCGATTTCCCAAAGGCCCGCTTCATCTGCTCGAAAATGGCCTGGGAGTGGGTAAAGGGGAAATCCGGCATTGCCGCTCTTCGGCGAGGTTTTCTTCCTGACCTAGTGCCCGATGATTTCGAATTCCGCACGACATTCGTGGAAACCCTGGAGGCAGGCGAGGACTCACTATTTCCGAACGTTCGCCTTCTACGGGCCGGGGGCGAGGATCTGCGCCTGATTTCCTTTCCTGGTCATGTGCCGGGGCAGCTGGGACTGGAAGTCGCAAATGAAACTGGGCAACGCATCTTGTTCGCCGCCGACGCCGTTTGGCGGCACAAGAGCCTGTTTGACGGCATACTTCCCCATCCGCTGGCCATGCGGGTTCATCATGACCGTAAGGCTTACGTTGAAAACTTGTACCGGCTGCGCGCTTGGGCCGAAACGACCAGAGACGGCGTTATCGTGCCCACGCACGATCCAAGGATATAGTCCATGGATTTTAGCCCGGCCATTCTTGGACACTTCCTGACGGCACGACTGCTCCGGTCATTCAGGGATCGTCACAGTCTGGAGGTATGGCAGGAGCAAAAAATGCGGGCGTTCCGCCAGAAGGTACTTGCGCGCCTGCCGCTTTACCGCAACTTGGCCAACGCACCGTTGGATGCATTCCCGATCGCCGACAAGAAGTTCGTCCAGGACAATTTTCAGAACCTAAACGTTCTTGGCCTTTCCTTCGACGAAGCCTTGCGCCAAGCCAAGCAAGGGGTCTCCCCCAGGGGCTACATGATCGGCATGTCGTCGGGAACCAGCGGCAACCGGGGTGTCTTCCTGGTCAACGAGTGCGAGCGGAAACTCTGGGCAGGCATCATGCTGGCCAAGGCTCTACCGCCCGGAGGATTGCTGAAGCGCCACCGGGCAGCTCTGATGCTGGCCGCCAACAGCAAACTGTATAAGGCGACGCAAAAGAGCGGGCGCTTGGCCTTTCGCTTCTTCGACTTATCGCAAGGTCTGGCCTGCCATCGTGAGGCCCTAGAAGCATATCAACCGACATTGCTGATTGCCCCTGCGCATGTTTTGGGCCTGATGGCCTGTCAGAAATGGAGCATTCATCCCGAACGCGCCTTTTCGGCAGCCGAAGTCCTCGATAAAAGTGAGGAAGAAGCCATCGGCAATACCTGGGGAAGGCCGGTGCATCAAATCTATCAATGCACGGAAGGTTTCCTGGGTATCACTTGCCGCCTTGGAACGATGCACTTGAACGAGGATTATGTGCTGATCGAGAAGCAATGGATCGATAAAGAGCGTCGTGCCTTCACCCCCTTGATTACCGATTTCACGCGCCGCAGCCAGGCAATGGTCCGCTACCGGATGAACGACATCCTGATCGCCAGCCCCACGCCGTGCCCCTGCGGTTCGCCCTTGCAGGCGATCGCCAGGATCGAAGGAAGACGCGACGACATCCTGGCTTTTCCAACGCAAGGAGGAGGGATGGCTTTGCTGTTTCCCGACGATGTGCGCGCCACCTTGCTGGATGCCGCGCCAGCCGCCAGCGACTTTCGCGTCCAGCAACATTCGCGCAAACTCCTTACTTTTGCCTTGGAAGGCCAAGTCCCGGATGAGCAGGCAAGAAATGCCGCCAACAAGTTGTCCGAGGCAATCAGGCGGATTGGCGCCGAGCCAGGCCAAATTCAAGCAGTTCCCTTCATTCCGATTGAGAACCACGCCGTCAAGTTGCGCAGAATTGTGCGTGAGTTTTCATTTAGGGAAGAAGCGCAATGAGCGCGCGAACGGTCATCATCACCGGAACCAGGGCGCCAGCGGCCCTTGATCTGGCGCGCCTGTTCGCGGCTGCCGGCTGGCGCGTCGTTGGGGCCGACCGCCTTCGCTGGCCGATCAGCCGCCTGTCCAAGGCCTTTGACCGCCATCACAGGCTGCCTTGGGCAAGAGACGACCATCGCGCCTTCGTGGATCGGCTGGCAGAGCTGATCCGTTTTGAAAAGGCGGACCTGCTTCTGCCAACCTGCGAGGAGGCCTTTTTCATCGCAAGGCACAAGGATCGTCTTGAAAAATTTTGTGCCGTCGCCTGCCATGATTTCAAGACCATGGCTCGCCTGCATGACAAGGCACGCCTGCCCGAGGTCGCGGGCGGTTTGGGCGTCAATGTTCCCGAAACTTACCGGGCAGAAAACCGCCAGGAGTTGGAAGCCGCCCTTGAACGGCTGGGCGGCGATGTGGTGCTAAAGCCCTCCTATTCGCGTTTTGCCAGCCGCGCTCTGATCCGCCCCGATAGTCACGCCCTATCGCAGGTCCAACCCAGCACCGTGGTCCCCTGGGCCTGCCAACGCTTCGTGGCGGGCGAGGAGTTTTGCACCTATGGCGTTGCCAACCAAGGGCGGATGACCGCCTTTGCCGCCTACCGTCCGGCGCACAGAGTCGGCAAGGGATCAGGCATTTTGTTCGAACCTGTCAACCTGCCCGAAGCGGAAGCCTTCTCGGCACGCTTCGCCGAGCGTCATGCCTTGAACGGGCAGTTCGCCTTCGACATAATCCGAGCGCATGATGGGCGCTGGCATGTCATCGAATGCAATCCGCGCGCGACCAGCGGCGTTCATCTGTTCAGGCCGCAAGACGGTTTGCCCGACGCCTTTCTGGGCAACCGAGAGGCGCGCCCTTCCGGTGGGCCGCCTCCCATGGTGGGGCTGGCCATGCTGCTGATCGGTTTGCCGCGCGCGCTTGCGGCAGGACGCATGATCTCTGCGATTGGTGATTGGCGCCGCGCTCAGGATGTCGTGGGCCGTCCGGGAGATTTGGGGCCTGTCTTGACCCAATGGTTGGCTCTGGCCGAGGGATTGGCCCTGGCGGCACGTTATCGCTGCTCGCCCCTGGCCGCCACGACCGTCGACACCGAATGGAACGGCGAAGTGCTGGACTAAAGGAGCAGCGTCGTCTCGTGCCGGACGTCCTGCTCTGACTGCGGTCCGTCCTTCAGCAGCCGCTCCATATGCGGACGCATAACATCCATGCGTGTTGAAACGAATTTCGGCTTTCCCCAACGGCGGATGGTTTCGCGTTGCAGACGGACGATTCTTTGATCCTGCCAAAGCGCCAGTGCGAAGAAAGGAGCCAGCGCCAAGTGTTTGAGACGTCCCGCTACCGGACCTCCCTTGAGCGCCACCACGGCATGAACCAGGAAGCGGTCGTCCATGGCTGGGGTGAAGTAGGCGGTTATGGTCAGTTCGGTGCGATCAAGGGAAGTATATTCCAGTTCAGCGACACCGGGCAGAATGAAACGAGCGAAACTGCTGGCCCGTTCCCGCTCGAACCACTGAGAAATGATGCCGCTTTGTTTGCCCTCACCCACATATTCAATTTCGGCCCGATCCCGCGTCCGCAATATGCGGGCCGCTACCTGACGCCTAGCTCCTTCCCTTCGGATCAATCCGGCATGCACAAAATGTGTATGGAATCCGTCGAGAAAATTCTCGGCCACATCGGCCAGGTTTCCCGCTGTTACGGTTTTCCAGATAACCGAGAAGTGGCCTTTCCGCTCTGAAAGTGGCCCCAGATAAGATTCGCCTGCCGATGCAGGATCTTTGGTTACCCAGATCAATCCATTTCGTTCCCGCACGCTTGCACAGGCAAGCCTGCGTGCCGGATGGTCTGGCGTCTCATCCACCATACCGGGGATAGCCATGCAGCATCCTGAAGCATCGTACCGCCAGCCGTGATACGGACATTCCAACTCGCCTTGCCTAAGGCGCCCTGCCGACATTGGAACCATGCGATGTGGGCAACGGTCTTCCAAGGCGCCGACCAACTGTCCTGTTCTGAAGAGGACGATGGGCGTTCCATGGACGGTTACGGCCAAAGGACGCGCCTTGAGGTCACGCGCGCGACAAACCACCCACCATCCATTGGGCCAGCCAGCAATCGAGGGCAGGTTGCTCACAGTTCATACCTTTCCATTAAGGGGCGGCCAATCCGATTCAAGAGAAATTCCAGCGCCTTTATGGGTCTTTGGCGCCGCGCGGACAAGTGGCGGCACCACAAGGCGGTGTATTCAATCTCGGCCCTGGCGCCCCGATTCTTCTTAAACCCGCCCACGCCGGCGCTCAGATTGAAGCATAGGCCGCGACGCTCCATGTCCTCAAAGGCGATCGCCGTCAAAAGACGGTAAAGCCCCAGTTTAGGCGGGGCACTTGTGTCGTAACCAACCAGCGGGGTCGTCATGACCGTGTCGGAAGCGATGGTCCCCACCACGCCCAACAGGTTTCCTTGGGCTTCACGCAAGCCCTCGATACGCATGAAACTACTATGGGACGCCCAGCGCAGGAAGGCGGGCGTGAAAATCGGGTTCAGCCGGGAATATTTCTCAAGATACAGCATCTCATAGAGTTTTGCAGCGCGTTCCCAATCAGCATCGGAGAAGGTATCGGCTCTCGCGCGCTTCAGGGCCGTCTTCTTAAGCAGCCGCGCATCGTTCTTGCGATCGCGCGTCATGAGTCCGCCTCGCGCCTGGGGCGAAGCCAACCAGACTTGGCGCGACGGCAGAAGATGCCATCCCGCTTGCTTGAACGAGCGCAGCAATGCTGCGTGATGCCGATAATTTAAGGAGCGGAAGGCAATGAAATGATCCGGATAGTCCTGCGTCAGCTGACCCAAGAGAGCGCCAAGGCCTTCGCCGTTCCAGGCCGGATATAGGTTTGTCGAAAGCAGCCAGTTGTTGATGCAAACCAACTTGTCCAATTGCGCCGCAACCAGCCATTCATCCAGCCAACGGACCATAGCCTTTAGTGCCGGGCGCAAGGCCGGCACGGGAAGGGTGTGCATCTCCTCGGCGGCATAGGGGCCATAAGCGGAGCGCAGGGAAACCACCCAGGATAAGGGAAGGCATGCGGAAGGAGCTGAGATCGTTACCGGCATTCGAAACCCGGCCACTTCTAATGCCAACACCTGGACCGGCGCATTGCTGACAAACGAAGTCGCCCCGTGTTTCATCAGCTCTGCCAGGAACTCATCAACCATGCCTAGCCTTCACTTCAGCCTGTCTTGGAGCTATGCGCTTCATCACGAGGCAATTGAGGACATCGCATCACTACCTCCACCCCTTTCCCCTCTTCAAGACCGGCGTTAATCCCAGGGCAATCAGATAGCTGGCGGCCCAGAATGCCGCATCCGCGGATGCCCGATGATTAGGAGCGGACAGCTTCTGCGCCTCGAAGGCGGCTAGGTCTAAAAACTTCTTCTGATCGGCATGGAAGTGAGAATTCCATTTGCGGTCTGGGGCAAGAAGGGAAGCCTCGACTTGCAAAAGATAGATATCCAGTCCGTTATTGTACCCAGCAGCAGTCGCTAGTTGGTTCATCCAGAATCCGTCATAGGCGACGTTGTCCGAATAGACCTCCAGATGTCCCCCCAGCGCCTTCTCCAGCCTATCGGCAACGACCTTTACGCTCTCTCCGTGGTGTATCAGTTCCTGCTGGCTCAATCCGTGGATCTTCTGCGCCGACAAATCCCATCTTGCAGCATCGTCCAACCATTCTTGGGTCGGCCTGATAATGTAACCCTCTGTCGTGATGAGTCCGGTCTCGGGTTCAGCTACGGCCCACCCCACCTCAACAGGATATCCGTCAAAGGATGACGCTTCGAAATCTATAAATATGGAAGCTGAGGGCGGATATATCGTCATCGACGTCCTTTATCCCAGGGCCGGCCATGCCGTCTGGCTCTGAAAGCAAGATTACTCACGCGCAATGGATTGATCTTCACTGTCCCGACTTTTCTTGAGTTTCTGCTCGAGATACATGATCCAATGAATGAGAAAGGAGGGAATTGCCGAGAGTGCAAATGCCCAACCCCCGGTAGCCGTGTTGGGGTCAAGGATGTATGGGACAAGTTCCGAAAAGAACAGGTAAAGGGCGGCCAGATAGACAAACGGCAATGATGTAAGTGCGGCAATTTCTTTCCTGGGCCCTTTGCCAACCAGCGCAAATGATGAATTCAAGATCAGAAGAACCAAAAAACTCGGGGTAAGCCACGCAGGATTGATTACTCCTTGCAAATAGCTGTGAGCGAGCGAGTAGACAAGCCAGAATGCCGCCAGCGCGAAAATCGTTCCAAAGAGAATGACGAATCCCAAGTCAACGTCCTTTCCTGCTTTGGATGGTTATGGAATCGAAGGGGCTGCGGGCAACGGCATCCAGTGTGTGGGCCAGATTGAGCGGCCGTCTGCATTCTCGAAGGTTCCGATCATGTCATCCCATTTTACGATGGCGTAGCGGTCGTACTCTTCCAGCGGATTGGCATCGTAAACGAGGATGCGAGTTCCATCTTGCGGGGCTGTCTCAATCGGATTCCAAGTCATTGTCGGGCTTTCATTGGGGGCCATGGGTCAGCGATGACAAGGTAGGCGCATTAGACATCATTCCGTTTCTTGGCGTGTTTTTCCTTCCACCTTGTTAGGGCCGCCTTGACCTTTGCCGCCGCCTCAGGCGTTGAGGGCCGGTACCATTTGGGCACGCTTTCAAGCTCGACAGGCGCGTTCGCGTTGCGGACGCCGACAATCAGGCCCAAACCGAACAGGAGCGCTATGAAACCCACGCTACCCCCAATCGCAATCAGCCAGCCAAAGTAATGAACGATCAGCAATTCAAGGTTAACGGCGGCGCCTATGGCAAACACATCCCACGCCCTGTTGTCGCTGCCAATGCCTCCCCAGGCCCAGGAAAGCAAGGCGATGCCGCTCAGGAGCGCCAGGGACAATCCGAGATTCCACGGCCAGTCCGCCAGCAGCAGAATCCCCAGTTCAGAGAAACCATAACCGACAGTAAGAATTGCAACGTAGAATCCCATCTATTCCTTCCCTCAGGACTGCTTGACCCGTCTAGTGTGCAGATCCTCTTCATATGCTTCCTGCGCAGGGCGGGAAGATGCGTTTAAAATACAAAATCCATCAGAACGATGTCTTTCCCCGCATAGTGGTCACTGCCAAGGAGCTTCCAGCCCAGCTTAGCGTAAAGCTCTGCTTTGTCATGCGTATACAGATATAATCTCTCGGACAGATGTTCCGCATATGACATCGCAGCCTTTATCAAGTCTCCCCCAATCCCTTGACCTCTGTATTCTGGCAAGACGAGAACGTTGGCAAGCCACGGCCCTAATTCAGGTCGTGTTGGCAGATCGCTGGCAATAATGCTGCTGCAGCCAACCAACTTTGCGTTTACACGCGCCACAAAAAATGCCGGAATTGTCACGCCCTGCTGAACTGCATCCATAACTCCGGCCAGACAGTTTTCCCATGTCATGTCCGGCTCGTGGCGCGCCCATTCGTCATAGATCCACTTGGCAACTTGTTGCGCTTCTTGCGCTGTGGCAAGTCGCTTAATTTCAATCGAGCGCGCTTTGTCCATTTGAGTCTAACTTTGCTGATGAAATGATATCCGTGAATTCCTTGGCATACCTGTAGCCTTCGTTTTCATGCCGCAAAAAGTCGCGTATCGCTGGACTCTTGCGGTACAGCCCATGCATGTAGGGCACCCAGACATTCATAACGTCGGCATCCATTGCCTCTTTCGAGAGGACGAGGCTTTCAAGATGGTCGCAAATGATTTCCGCCATAGCGAGCACCTTGCTGCGTCCCGGCTCGGCCTCCGGCATGGGGGCGTTATCGTGGAAGTAAGGTCGCAATTCCGGATTGTCGATAAACAGTGTTTGAATGTTGAGGCTAAGTCCATAGACCTGCCAACCCGTCTGAGTTTCCAACGATACCCGCTCGCGTTTTAGCTGGTTCCAAACGAAGATGAAGCCAACTGCCGTGATGATCGGCCCCAACCAAGTCCCGATGGTGTTTAGCAGTTCAAGACTCATTCTTCCCCCGAAAACAGCTTAATAATGTACTGGGCCAAAGTCAGCGAGACCTATGGCTCATTTCCCCTTATCCAGTCCATGAATTGCCCGAAATAGACTGTCAGGCAACTCAACCAAAGAGCCATCGTAAAGCCAGTTGTGATCTATCCCGTATAGCTTCCTAAGCTTGCTAACGTACCAAGGGCTTACCCAGTCCGATCCCTTCTCCCAGTCGGATAAGGCGCTTTCTGCAACCCCCGTGGCGTCTGCGAAATCTTTCCCGCTCTTGTACCCCAGAGCCAGGCGCGCAGCCTGAAGCCGCTCCCCGGCTCGCATACGGTATGTAATTTCATCTGTCATGGGGCCATAAAGACGCTCCCCGGCTTGC from Alphaproteobacteria bacterium includes the following:
- a CDS encoding DUF551 domain-containing protein, with protein sequence MAPNESPTMTWNPIETAPQDGTRILVYDANPLEEYDRYAIVKWDDMIGTFENADGRSIWPTHWMPLPAAPSIP
- a CDS encoding GNAT family N-acetyltransferase; this encodes MDKARSIEIKRLATAQEAQQVAKWIYDEWARHEPDMTWENCLAGVMDAVQQGVTIPAFFVARVNAKLVGCSSIIASDLPTRPELGPWLANVLVLPEYRGQGIGGDLIKAAMSYAEHLSERLYLYTHDKAELYAKLGWKLLGSDHYAGKDIVLMDFVF
- a CDS encoding helix-turn-helix transcriptional regulator, which encodes MKEEIAKSLQAGERLYGPMTDEITYRMRAGERLQAARLALGYKSGKDFADATGVAESALSDWEKGSDWVSPWYVSKLRKLYGIDHNWLYDGSLVELPDSLFRAIHGLDKGK